GGCTTCGGTGAACGTGCCCGATGTGGTCACGGCCTCCTGCGCGATGAGCTCTGCAGCATAGACGACGCCACCAGGCCGCACCACCCTCGCGAGCTCCCGAAAGATCTGGGTGCGGGCCGGGTTCAGGTTGAAGATGCCGTTGACGAGCGCCACGTCAATCGACCCGGGCTCCAGCGGGAGGTGCTCCGCATCTCCGCGACAAAAGGTCACGTTGATCCCGAGTGCGGCCGCGGCCTGTCCCGCCCTGGTCAGCATGGAGTCGCTGAAGTCGATCCCGATCACCCGGCCGGTCGGTCCCACCCGCCGCGCCGCAATCAGGCTGTCGAGGCCTGCCCCACAGCCGAGGTCAAGTACCCGGGCGCCGGGCGGGAGAGAGGCGAAGACGGCCACGTTGGAGACCCCGGCAAAGGCCTCGACCGCCATGGCCGGCAAGCTGTCCAGAAGTTCGGATGGGTATCCGAGTCGCTCGGCTAGGACTCGTCCAACGGGGAAGGCGTGCTTTTCCTCGGGCCGTGCCG
The Candidatus Methylomirabilota bacterium genome window above contains:
- a CDS encoding methyltransferase domain-containing protein, with the translated sequence MAVEAFAGVSNVAVFASLPPGARVLDLGCGAGLDSLIAARRVGPTGRVIGIDFSDSMLTRAGQAAAALGINVTFCRGDAEHLPLEPGSIDVALVNGIFNLNPARTQIFRELARVVRPGGVVYAAELIAQEAVTTSGTFTEAEWFA